The following are encoded in a window of Amycolatopsis lexingtonensis genomic DNA:
- a CDS encoding serine hydrolase, whose amino-acid sequence MSTEALVRDLRVELDEGGLRGSFLVRDLRTGAEVGIDPDREYPIASLVKVPLAAATLERIRRGELDGATQLEVPPGRVTTPGPIGVTRFRHPARIAIEDLLYLSTCLSDGQAADVLFGLTPPAEVAALLTGWGLTGIALRHELRDLVDTPAERFDAGEADLAHALAISAGTAGQGHRLAQLDVSRANTASARALLELLQALWTPSKIDPAVAAGVRDLMANNVIRHRLTPDFASDAAKWSSKTGTLLNMRHEAGVVEHADGGVFAVVALTESRVPAAVQPEADVLMSRVARALRDHLRGS is encoded by the coding sequence AGCTGGACGAAGGCGGCCTACGCGGGTCGTTCCTGGTGCGCGACCTGCGCACGGGCGCCGAGGTCGGGATCGACCCGGACCGCGAGTACCCGATCGCGTCCCTGGTCAAGGTCCCGCTCGCGGCGGCGACGCTGGAGCGCATCCGCCGAGGCGAGCTGGACGGTGCGACCCAGCTGGAGGTCCCGCCCGGACGCGTCACCACGCCAGGCCCGATCGGCGTGACCCGCTTCCGCCACCCGGCCCGCATCGCGATCGAGGACCTGCTCTACCTGAGCACGTGCCTCAGCGACGGCCAGGCGGCCGACGTCCTGTTCGGCCTGACGCCCCCGGCCGAGGTGGCCGCGCTGCTGACCGGCTGGGGCCTGACCGGCATCGCGCTGCGGCACGAGCTGCGCGACCTGGTGGACACCCCGGCCGAGCGCTTCGACGCCGGCGAGGCGGACCTGGCCCACGCGCTGGCGATCAGCGCCGGAACGGCTGGCCAGGGCCACCGCTTGGCCCAGCTCGACGTCTCGCGCGCGAACACCGCGTCGGCCCGGGCGCTGCTGGAGCTGTTGCAGGCACTGTGGACGCCGTCGAAGATCGACCCGGCGGTCGCCGCGGGCGTGCGCGACCTGATGGCGAACAACGTGATCCGCCACCGCCTTACCCCGGACTTCGCCTCCGACGCGGCGAAGTGGTCGTCGAAAACGGGAACGCTGCTGAACATGCGCCACGAAGCGGGGGTGGTGGAGCACGCGGACGGCGGCGTGTTCGCCGTGGTGGCGTTGACGGAATCCCGCGTCCCGGCGGCGGTTCAGCCGGAAGCGGACGTGCTGATGTCCCGCGTCGCCCGAGCCCTGCGCGACCACCTCCGCGGCAGCTGA
- a CDS encoding antibiotic biosynthesis monooxygenase family protein: MSFTRPEPPYYAVIITSALDESNLVGYAAMDERMAELGPAQPGYLGRESRTSADGRELTVLYYRDAEAIAAWKQHPEHLEAQRRGREEWYANYYIEVAKVERAYGFTRQE; this comes from the coding sequence GTGTCCTTCACGAGACCGGAACCGCCGTACTACGCGGTGATCATCACGAGCGCCCTGGACGAGTCGAATCTCGTCGGTTACGCGGCGATGGACGAGCGGATGGCTGAGCTGGGCCCCGCTCAGCCCGGGTACCTGGGCCGCGAGTCCCGTACTTCCGCGGACGGCCGGGAGCTGACGGTGCTGTACTACCGGGACGCCGAGGCGATCGCGGCGTGGAAGCAGCATCCGGAGCACCTTGAGGCGCAGCGCCGCGGCCGGGAGGAGTGGTACGCGAACTACTACATCGAGGTGGCGAAGGTGGAGCGCGCTTACGGCTTCACCCGGCAGGAGTAG